A genomic segment from Comamonas terrigena NBRC 13299 encodes:
- a CDS encoding transcriptional regulator: MKHPIEKAAEVAGSEKALADRLGVTKAAVWQWKQPGRRTPIEHCAAIERLCGHAVTRRELRPDDWQAIWPELAEPGSVPASGSATSQAASLVPGSAGQGAAMPPADCPAAEPARSTAAQGGRP; the protein is encoded by the coding sequence ATGAAGCATCCCATCGAGAAGGCGGCGGAAGTCGCCGGTTCAGAAAAAGCCCTGGCAGACCGCCTGGGCGTGACCAAGGCCGCGGTCTGGCAATGGAAGCAGCCTGGGCGCAGAACGCCGATCGAGCATTGCGCGGCGATCGAGCGGCTGTGCGGCCATGCCGTCACACGCCGTGAGTTGCGGCCGGATGACTGGCAGGCGATCTGGCCGGAGTTGGCCGAGCCCGGCAGCGTGCCCGCCAGCGGGTCGGCCACCAGCCAGGCCGCAAGCCTGGTCCCGGGATCGGCGGGGCAGGGGGCGGCCATGCCACCGGCAGATTGCCCCGCCGCAGAACCGGCGCGCAGCACTGCGGCGCAAGGAGGACGGCCATGA